Part of the Diabrotica virgifera virgifera chromosome 6, PGI_DIABVI_V3a genome, AAGGTAACCGTGACACAAGGCAGAAAGCTTTCCAGCTTCATTGCGCAGTTACAAATACAGCATTTGTGATATGTCCACATGTGATTGCCAAATACTCTGCCAAGTTAGAAATCGTTACGCAAATGTTACAAGGTGTCAGTGTAGATATTTTGAAGATAtcaaaacacattcagaaggtTACTGAGCTATTCAGTTCAGACCGACAAAATGGAGAAAAAGAGTTTGATAACATTATGGCAAATGTTGAAACAACAGCAAACAAGCTTGGAATCGAGCTCACATGTCCTCGTGTTGCTGCGAGACAGGTTCACAGACCAAATCACTCTACCCAGACTATCAACGAATACTATAGAAAGTCCATTTTCTTGCCTTATTTGGATTCTTTGGTTCAATCGTTGAAAGATAGGTTTTCAGATAGAAACAAACCATCATTTGAAATTTTCAATCTGCACCCTAAAATCATGAAAGATCTTTCTAAGGAAGATTTTGAAAAGTctattaacaatataaacagcACGTATTGTGAATTGTTAGACAACTTTAAGGAGCAATCAATTCTGTGGTTCGACCTTTGGAAAAACACGGAGATAGATGCCAAAGCCTTGGAAAAACTGAACTTAATAGAGGTTCTTGAGCATGAGCATGCCTGCTTTTTGCCGTCAGTAGCAAAAGCCATCCAAATAGCTCTTTGTCTGCCACCAACTACTTGCACCATCGAGCGATCATTCAGGTAACTAACTATAATTTTATTACGTTATATTCTTATCCATGTGTTTCAGTTCTTCTAAAACTTACATTACAATATAACAACCTCGATACTTTTTTACAGCACTCTCAAACGTGTGAAGACCTGGATAAGGAATACGATGTCGAACAATCGTCTAAGTGGGCTATGCCTGTTATCTGTACacagaagaaaaataaaagaaaatatagaaaACTTCATGCAGAAAGTAATTGATTTATTTGCGATGGACACCAGAagaattcaattattatttaagtAACATTTTACTGACACTAACCGTGTTGCGTTTTAAACAGCAAAACaatttttcttgtattttttgtttcaataccCTTTGCCCCCCTGAGGAAATATCCTGTGGGCGCCCttgtccatccagcgtgttggtggtcgtcctctgttgcgtttgtcttctcttgggcgccagtcaattagttttctggtccatcttgagtcttttagTCTCGCTACGTGACCTACTCAATTCCATTTTAGCttaagcgcgtgatacacacgcaaactttaagtacgcgggtttaaagatcgcggacttactcggctcgccgtcggtgatacacgacagacttaaagtacgcggttttaaagatcgcggtcgccgtcggtcgtttgtgctatttaggaattttatcgtattatataggtacttcgtatcgtatcctatcgtgttatatatttttaatactaataaaaaaagacgaaatcgaaaagtgtgggtaacaaacaaaatatcatagataaaagggtaatattttcatcaggataaaacagcctataaataattaggtttactcaaaaacaaataatcaaaaaaataatttagtatagcttaaaatagtcttttacggttttctcaaaacttataaaatgtaactagtctcctttcaacaataaacgattgaattatttgtaggcaatttgcttaattagtgaaaatataagtgtattTAACTTCAAACGCAatatgatggctcgaggctcgcggctcgtggcagtgatacacgtacgggttacgagtaagatttcaaacttgttggatcgacggcggacttaaagtacgcgtacttgctgtgatacacgcgtgaaaaaggtcgtcgagccataagttcgcgtacttactcgcttGTGTATCACCCCTTTCAGCTATATGTTCGATGATATCAGTGAATTCActctaccgagattcactttgacacatgcggaataggaaacatacaacacaaaaattcctacctcacactattaactactaaaatcaacttaatctttcattaaaaaaagaagaattattagaaatagttgGAGTGTCTACTAatatcataaaattttgtggagtatATTTCTacgaaatatttttattttgtacaataaataattttcatttgttatcaatacattataatggtgtaaataaataattattgattggcatAAGGTTTATATTacttttatgtctgtttactattaataatattggctatgagcagctgcgttggttgtgtagtaatttccagtcactcctgacaactgaatttcccaaaaaagaaattactaacgtcagtgtcaaagttaatctcgatagagcgaattcagtattcgcggtgtgcaagtacttggaaggggaaacgagaaacgaccctgcgcgagtcgcggagaaatattgtaacgatcttaaataattcatattgtcaattgaaattgtcaaattgacgtatatttcataccttctgtcaatgaagcagaaaaattatatattgctccacaatattgatatgatatgcaattattatataaaggtaaatttaattaattttattttgcttgcagtactgcattttaatgactaattttatttactacatacaattgttgacgttttcataacataacctgaatcttattttttcttcttattatttttttggactatggccttgacaattatccagtaaccaggactaatataattggccaatataattaaaagtgcgaattttagtatagagcgtagaaataggggtcgctttgccgaacttgcacggtcccaataacaGATGTTTTGGATCAATGATAAAACTGGTAATTATCATCGATACCTAATTTTAAAACAACCAAGTACGAAAACGATATAACATAATATGTTTTGAATCGATGTCCTGATGAAATTGGTAATTATCATTGATACCTAATTTTTGAGCACTAGCAGTGAGATGCTGTCTTAGTATATCCAAATACATGTATTGGCTCATATTACCGTCAATAAAATGCATGTTACTTACTCCTGCAGACAACATACACCCCCACATCATCACTCCACCTCCTACATGCtttcagttttttaattttagttcttcattttaattttcatttcggtaatggtaggggagcccaagc contains:
- the LOC126885937 gene encoding 52 kDa repressor of the inhibitor of the protein kinase-like encodes the protein MDITGTEQLSLGVRYFDKSENCIREDFLGFTSLKSLDAEHIANAITLTLTNWGLNLENAVGQGYDGCSTMAGEITGVHKRITEKYPKALYFHCASHRLNLVVNDLNDIPQIRNTTGTVKEVITFFRQNGQRRAIVGTLQKLCETRWTEKYKAIRKFSEQFVSIAEALQTLSTEGNRDTRQKAFQLHCAVTNTAFVICPHVIAKYSAKLEIVTQMLQGVSVDILKISKHIQKVTELFSSDRQNGEKEFDNIMANVETTANKLGIELTCPRVAARQVHRPNHSTQTINEYYRKSIFLPYLDSLVQSLKDRFSDRNKPSFEIFNLHPKIMKDLSKEDFEKSINNINSTYCELLDNFKEQSILWFDLWKNTEIDAKALEKLNLIEVLEHEHACFLPSVAKAIQIALCLPPTTCTIERSFSTLKRVKTWIRNTMSNNRLSGLCLLSVHRRKIKENIENFMQKVIDLFAMDTRRIQLLFK